Proteins from one Chitinophaga oryzae genomic window:
- a CDS encoding bifunctional YncE family protein/alkaline phosphatase family protein yields the protein MKKMIFSALLLAGLQAAAQTTDTVAARILLPNGWALTPAGHSLPLGDLPLNMVLSASGKYLAVNNNGQSKHTLQLIDARQETLLDEVVIPKSWYGLAFSKDEKTLYASGANDNVVREYQLRNNKLLATDSIRLGAAWPKEKICPAGMALDHSRNRLYVVTKEDSSLYLLDLSAKQVIQRVPLGAEAFTCLLSKDNKTLYISLWGGDAIAVYDIAAGKIMQEINTGSHPNEIILSKNGKYLYVANANDNSVSVIATAGGKVIENLHAALYPDAPTGSTTNGLALSEDNKTLYIANADNNCLAVFDVATPGKSHAEGFIPVGWYPTCVRVTGKKVLVANGKGFTSMANPEGPNPISRKDASGSHLANTRKDRPVQYIAGLFKGTLSVFREPGEKVLGQWSKLVYDNTPYTKNKELRAPGEKGNPVPQEAGQSSPIKYVFYVIKENRTYDQVLGDVREGNGDSSLCIFPERITPNQHKLVRDYVLLDNFYVDAEVSADGHNWSTAAYATDYTEKTWPTSYGGRGGTYDYEGSRKIAYPKKGFIWDYCHRAGVSFRSYGEFAGKGSATLKTLEGHYCKAYPSFDMSFLDVDRQQIWQHDFDSLLEADAVPRFNTIRLGNDHTSGMRKGAYSPYASVADNDLAVGKLVEYISHSRIWKESAIFILEDDAQNGPDHIDAHRSTAYVISPYVKRKTVNHNMYSTSGMLRTMELILGLPPMSQYDAAATPMWELFTATPDLTPFVALEANVDIRERNTAWNESARRSAAFDFAHEDRAPDLELNEVVWKAVRGENAVMPAPRRSAFVKLQEKEEDDD from the coding sequence AAAATGATTTTCAGTGCGCTGTTACTGGCCGGGTTACAGGCCGCAGCACAAACAACAGATACCGTGGCCGCGCGGATATTATTGCCCAACGGATGGGCGCTCACACCTGCCGGTCATTCCCTGCCGCTGGGCGATTTGCCCCTGAACATGGTACTCTCCGCCTCCGGGAAATACCTGGCGGTAAACAACAACGGACAAAGCAAACACACCCTGCAACTGATAGACGCCCGGCAGGAAACACTGCTGGACGAAGTGGTTATCCCAAAATCATGGTATGGGCTGGCTTTCAGCAAAGATGAAAAGACGCTTTACGCTTCCGGCGCCAACGATAACGTAGTGCGGGAATACCAGCTGCGAAACAACAAGCTGTTGGCGACAGACAGTATCCGCCTCGGGGCGGCATGGCCGAAAGAAAAAATATGTCCTGCCGGCATGGCGCTGGACCATTCACGGAACCGACTATACGTAGTAACAAAAGAAGACAGCAGCCTTTACCTGCTGGACTTGTCTGCCAAACAGGTTATACAGCGGGTGCCCCTGGGGGCAGAGGCTTTTACCTGCCTGCTGTCCAAAGACAACAAAACGTTGTACATCTCCCTGTGGGGAGGAGATGCCATCGCGGTGTATGATATCGCAGCCGGTAAAATCATGCAGGAGATAAATACAGGTAGTCATCCTAATGAAATTATTTTATCTAAAAATGGTAAGTACCTGTATGTGGCGAATGCCAACGATAACTCGGTATCTGTTATTGCCACTGCCGGCGGTAAGGTGATAGAAAACCTGCATGCCGCGCTGTATCCGGACGCGCCCACGGGTTCCACTACCAACGGTCTTGCGCTGTCGGAAGATAATAAAACACTGTACATAGCGAATGCAGACAACAACTGTCTCGCGGTGTTTGATGTGGCCACCCCGGGCAAGAGCCATGCGGAAGGGTTTATCCCGGTAGGGTGGTATCCCACCTGTGTGCGGGTGACCGGTAAAAAAGTGCTGGTGGCCAATGGAAAAGGTTTTACTTCCATGGCTAACCCGGAAGGACCTAATCCGATCAGTCGTAAGGACGCCAGCGGTTCACATCTGGCCAACACCCGTAAGGACCGCCCGGTGCAATATATCGCAGGGCTGTTTAAAGGCACGTTGTCTGTCTTCCGGGAACCGGGAGAAAAGGTGCTGGGGCAGTGGTCAAAACTGGTATACGATAATACGCCCTATACAAAGAACAAGGAGTTGCGCGCACCCGGAGAAAAAGGCAATCCTGTCCCACAGGAGGCAGGGCAGTCTTCACCTATCAAATATGTGTTTTACGTTATCAAGGAAAACCGCACGTATGACCAGGTGCTGGGCGATGTCAGGGAAGGCAATGGTGATAGCAGTCTCTGTATCTTTCCTGAGCGGATCACGCCCAATCAGCATAAGCTGGTCAGGGACTATGTGCTGCTCGATAATTTTTATGTGGATGCAGAAGTAAGCGCTGATGGTCATAACTGGAGCACGGCAGCTTACGCTACCGACTATACGGAAAAGACCTGGCCTACCAGCTATGGCGGCAGAGGCGGCACCTATGATTATGAAGGTAGCCGTAAGATAGCCTATCCCAAGAAAGGGTTTATCTGGGATTATTGCCATCGTGCGGGCGTAAGCTTCCGCAGTTATGGTGAATTCGCCGGTAAAGGGTCGGCTACGCTGAAAACGCTGGAAGGCCATTATTGCAAGGCGTATCCGTCGTTTGACATGAGTTTCCTGGATGTGGACAGGCAGCAGATCTGGCAACATGACTTCGATTCACTGCTGGAGGCGGATGCGGTCCCCCGTTTCAATACCATCCGGCTGGGCAACGACCATACCAGCGGCATGCGGAAAGGCGCCTATTCGCCTTATGCTTCCGTGGCGGACAACGACCTGGCGGTAGGTAAACTGGTAGAATACATCTCCCATAGCCGTATCTGGAAAGAAAGCGCCATTTTTATCCTGGAAGACGATGCCCAGAACGGCCCGGACCATATCGATGCCCACCGCTCCACCGCTTATGTGATCAGTCCTTATGTGAAGCGGAAGACCGTGAACCATAACATGTACTCCACTTCCGGGATGTTGCGTACCATGGAGCTGATCCTGGGGCTGCCGCCCATGAGCCAGTACGATGCTGCCGCCACGCCTATGTGGGAGCTTTTCACCGCTACGCCCGATCTGACGCCTTTTGTGGCGCTGGAAGCCAATGTGGATATCCGGGAGCGGAACACCGCCTGGAATGAGAGCGCCCGCCGCTCTGCTGCTTTTGATTTTGCCCATGAAGACCGGGCGCCCGACCTGGAGCTGAATGAAGTGGTGTGGAAGGCCGTCCGTGGCGAGAATGCGGTGATGCCGGCACCCCGGCGGAGCGCCTTCGTGAAGCTGCAGGAGAAGGAAGAGGACGACGATTGA